Proteins encoded in a region of the Sugiyamaella lignohabitans strain CBS 10342 chromosome B, complete sequence genome:
- a CDS encoding 2-aminoadipate transaminase (Protein with 2-aminoadipate transaminase activity; shares amino acid similarity with the aminotransferases Aro8p and Aro9p; YER152C is not an essential gene; GO_component: GO:0005737 - cytoplasm [Evidence IDA] [PMID 14562095]; GO_component: GO:0005634 - nucleus [Evidence IDA] [PMID 14562095]; GO_function: GO:0047536 - 2-aminoadipate transaminase activity [Evidence IDA] [PMID 19342587]; GO_function: GO:0003824 - catalytic activity [Evidence IEA]; GO_function: GO:0030170 - pyridoxal phosphate binding [Evidence IEA]; GO_process: GO:0008150 - biological_process [Evidence ND]; GO_process: GO:0009058 - biosynthetic process [Evidence IEA]), translating into MSVSKVKKVNFFRGHPSNSLLGPSSHYVLKASENVLSPAHRPGDDDDEDRHPLTYGSDPGSLTVRKQIAKWTYPDLSADKEQIYADSINLTNGASFGAGGALLQCTSAHSGFTKQAFIVSPTYFLINSVFLDAGFADKFSPIEQRADGSIDLVALEKLLVHFDKEPEVSYEDAAKYIQDDSRPRRKLYKYVMYLVPTFSNPRGTVIPLSDRLKLLELARAHDMLLLCDDVYDWLYYKADSINDLPPRLVTLDRESTTDSSSYGNTISNCTFSKLVGPGLRVGWQETVSPRLAQQLCQGGAVRSGGTPAHLNTMLVGSLLSLGYMESILKDLRSVFGDRSKHMRQDFEKYLPQGTQIEGGEGGYFFWVTLPEEYNGRAIAEQCLKKNVVLAEAHNFQVAHGPTPRVPINDNSFRICFAYHTVEESQQGIQVWGEVCEENKNK; encoded by the coding sequence ATGAGTGTATCAAAAGTCAAAAAGGTAAACTTCTTTAGGGGTCACCCAAGCAACAGTCTATTAGGACCGTCGTCTCATTATGTTCTTAAAGCGAGTGAGAACGTATTAAGTCCAGCTCATAGACCAggtgacgatgacgatgaagatagACATCCGTTAACATATGGAAGTGACCCAGGATCTCTCACAGTGAGAAAGCAGATTGCCAAGTGGACATATCCAGATCTATCAGCTGATAAAGAGCAGATATATGCTGATAGTATAAACTTGACAAATGGTGCGAGTTTTGGCGCAGGTGGTGCTCTCTTGCAATGTACTTCTGCTCACTCAGGCTTCACCAAACAAGCATTTATCGTGTCTCCTACATATTTCTTAATTAATTCAGTATTTTTGGATGCTGGATTTGCCGACAAATTCTCCCCAATTGAGCAAAGAGCTGATGGAAGTATCGACTTGGTGGCCTTGGAGAAACTTCTGGTCCATTTCGATAAAGAGCCAGAGGTTTCATATGAAGATGCGGCCAAGTATATTCAAGATGATTCAAGACCCCGTAGGAAACTTTACAAGTATGTAATGTATCTTGTACCTACATTCTCAAATCCTCGAGGAACTGTCATACCACTATCAGACAGATTGAAATTGCTTGAACTTGCTAGAGCTCACGATATGTTGCTATTATGCGATGATGTATATGATTGGTTGTATTACAAGGCGGATTCGATTAACGATTTACCGCCGAGATTAGTGACTTTGGATCGAGAAAGTACAACCGATAGCTCCTCTTATGGCAATACAATTTCAAATTGTACATTTTCTAAACTTGTAGGACCAGGTTTACGAGTTGGTTGGCAGGAGACAGTATCTCCACGATTGGCACAACAGCTGTGCCAAGGAGGGGCTGTTCGTTCCGGAGGAACACCTGCTCACCTTAATACGATGTTAGTGGGATCCTTACTTTCTCTAGGATATATGGAGTCTATTCTGAAAGACTTACGTTCAGTTTTTGGGGATCGTTCTAAGCACATGAGACAAGACTTCGAAAAGTATCTTCCCCAAGGAACCCAGATTGAGggaggagaaggaggtTATTTCTTTTGGGTAACCTTACCAGAAGAGTATAATGGACGAGCCATTGCTGAGCAATGCTTAAAGAAAAATGTTGTTCTCGCGGAAGCGCACAATTTTCAAGTCGCTCATGGTCCAACTCCAAGGGTGCCTATTAACGATAATAGCTTTAGAATATGCTTCGCCTACCATACAGTTGAAGAATCGCAACAGGGTATTCAGGTATGGGGAGAGGTGTgtgaagaaaacaagaataaataa
- the KIP3 gene encoding tubulin-dependent ATPase KIP3 (Kinesin-related antiparallel sliding motor protein involved in mitotic spindle positioning; sliding activity promotes bipolar spindle assembly and maintenance of genome stability; also inhibits spindle elongation and promotes spindle disassembly in late anaphase; GO_component: GO:0005737 - cytoplasm [Evidence IEA]; GO_component: GO:0005881 - cytoplasmic microtubule [Evidence IDA] [PMID 9693366]; GO_component: GO:0005856 - cytoskeleton [Evidence IEA,IEA]; GO_component: GO:0005871 - kinesin complex [Evidence IEA]; GO_component: GO:0005871 - kinesin complex [Evidence TAS] [PMID 9153752]; GO_component: GO:0005874 - microtubule [Evidence IEA]; GO_component: GO:0005880 - nuclear microtubule [Evidence IDA] [PMID 9693366]; GO_function: GO:0005524 - ATP binding [Evidence IEA,IEA]; GO_function: GO:0008017 - microtubule binding [Evidence IEA]; GO_function: GO:0003777 - microtubule motor activity [Evidence IEA]; GO_function: GO:0000166 - nucleotide binding [Evidence IEA]; GO_function: GO:0008574 - plus-end-directed microtubule motor activity [Evidence IDA] [PMID 16906145]; GO_function: GO:0008574 - plus-end-directed microtubule motor activity [Evidence IDA] [PMID 16906148]; GO_function: GO:0070463 - tubulin-dependent ATPase activity [Evidence IDA] [PMID 16906148]; GO_process: GO:0000132 - establishment of mitotic spindle orientation [Evidence IMP] [PMID 16906148]; GO_process: GO:0000132 - establishment of mitotic spindle orientation [Evidence IGI,IMP] [PMID 9281582]; GO_process: GO:0008152 - metabolic process [Evidence IEA]; GO_process: GO:0007018 - microtubule-based movement [Evidence IEA]; GO_process: GO:0051228 - mitotic spindle disassembly [Evidence IMP] [PMID 23851487]; GO_process: GO:0051228 - mitotic spindle disassembly [Evidence IMP] [PMID 9813090]; GO_process: GO:0030472 - mitotic spindle organization in nucleus [Evidence IGI,IMP] [PMID 10525539]; GO_process: GO:0031115 - negative regulation of microtubule polymerization [Evidence IMP] [PMID 24616221]; GO_process: GO:0030473 - nuclear migration along microtubule [Evidence IMP] [PMID 9693366]; GO_process: GO:0070462 - plus-end specific microtubule depolymerization [Evidence IDA] [PMID 16906145]; GO_process: GO:0070462 - plus-end specific microtubule depolymerization [Evidence IDA] [PMID 16906148]; GO_process: GO:0032888 - regulation of mitotic spindle elongation [Evidence IMP] [PMID 24616221]; GO_process: GO:0090307 - spindle assembly involved in mitosis [Evidence IMP] [PMID 23851487]) produces the protein MQQALFNGGGGNSNGSGSSSSNGMRQNRIREHRFVFDRLFDDTATQNDVYCHTTRPLLDNVLDGYNATVFAYGATGCGKTHTISGNPSQPGIIFLTMKELFERIDALRDTKTIDLSLSYLEIYNETIRDLLEPAGSGPGPKRILQLRENADKRISVSNLSSHKPENVDQVMDMILQGNQNRTMSPTEANAVSSRSHAVLQINITQKARTAELSEAHTFATLSIIDLAGSERASATKNRGERLIEGANINKSLLALGNCINALCDPRQRGHVPYRDSKLTRLLKFSLGGNCKTVMIVCVSPSSQHYDETLNTLKYADRAKKIKTKVSRNQHSLDRHVGSYLKMITEQRAEIEELRNREAKVIQEALDKDRMTREKRLKALEEALESLDAAVEKSRSEYSNKSVCISKLRTLSLQISQIDAIAEALVENSKQYQLPGMEVFQSALQMAKNKATAEQGKIQQYLQSINASQAIDSAATILSRRLQETSGWSKQDSTNFENYLNWKKSSLENELLQKSLTGTPSAISLNVVARLLFKCIGRLESLRSQPGEIIAGEVTLLTKELLNDMERSNILTEPTGCESNAFDLSLLNQPQQPLLHTSSVMNNVVHMTASPKRLSSSRRVSILKKKSPRLLRRSSVLMRASSPLKPRKTSKRVRWEDSEDTDSLANDMTESASDMGLSDSSMSVDRSTPTVAPLTDPRVTRLMSPLREVTLDSDINSSIDYSVSHPSGMGKKIGPRSDLTRRSLNKPRPSILGINKHAPGRVEKENSSSPISSLDNQSILLSPSSTPPVPTLSSRSSGTPFHLAATASSSMKQNLRRS, from the coding sequence ATGCAACAGGCGCTCTTtaatggaggtggtggtaacAGCAATGGCAGTGGTTCTTCAAGCAGCAATGGAATGAGGCAGAATAGAATCAGAGAACACAGATTTGTATTTGATAGGTTATTTGACGACACTGCTACTCAGAATGATGTATACTGTCACACTACTCGACCACTTTTAGATAATGTTCTGGATGGCTATAATGCCACAGTATTTGCATATGGAGCTACTGGCTGCGGTAAAACTCATACAATCAGTGGTAACCCCAGCCAACCAGGTATTATATTCTTAACGATGAAAGAGCTTTTCGAGAGAATTGATGCATTACGTGATACAAAAACCATCGACCTGAGTCTCTCTTATTTAGAGATTTACAACGAAACCATTCGAGACTTGTTAGAACCAGCTGGGTCTGGACCAGGTCCTAAGAGAATACTACAGCTCAGAGAAAACGCCGATAAACGTATTTCAGTGTCAAATTTAAGTTCCCATAAGCCAGAAAATGTCGACCAGGTTATGGACATGATTTTACAGGGCAACCAAAACAGAACCATGTCACCAACAGAAGCCAATGCTGTATCATCACGGTCGCATGCTGTTTTACAAATCAACATTACTCAAAAAGCTCGTACCGCTGAATTGAGTGAAGCCCATACTTTTGCTACTCTGTCAATTATTGATTTGGCAGGCAGTGAACGTGCATCCGCTACAAAAAACAGAGGCGAACGCCTAATCGAGGGTGCTAACATTAACAAATCACTACTAGCACTCGGAAATTGCATTAACGCTCTATGTGACCCTCGTCAAAGAGGTCATGTTCCATATAGAGACTCTAAACTGACAAGACTGCTGAAATTCTCGCTGGGAGGGAATTGCAAAACAGTCATGATAGTTTGTGTCAGCCCGTCCAGCCAACATTATGACGAAACTTTAAATACCCTTAAATATGCTGACCGGGccaagaaaatcaaaaccaaAGTATCAAGAAACCAGCATAGTCTTGATCGTCATGTCGGTTCTtatttgaagatgattACTGAGCAACGAGCAGAGATCGAAGAACTCCGTAATCGAGAAGCCAAGGTGATTCAAGAAGCTCTCGACAAGGATAGAATGACAAGAGAAAAGCGTCTCAAGgctcttgaagaagctcttgaaaGCTTGGATGCTGCCGTTGAGAAGAGTCGTTCCGAGTATTCGAATAAATCTGTATGCATCTCAAAACTTAGGACTCTATCTCTACAAATAAGTCAGATCGACGCAATTGCAGAAGCTCTGGTAGAAAACTCTAAACAGTATCAGCTTCCTGGGATGGAAGTTTTCCAGAGTGCTCTTCAGATGGCCAAGAACAAGGCTACGGCAGAGCAGGGGAAAATTCAGCAATATTTGCAGTCTATCAACGCCAGCCAGGCAATCGACTCTGCCGCAACTATTCTCAGTCGACGTCTCCAAGAAACTTCAGGCTGGTCAAAGCAAGATTCTACAAATTTTGAAAATTATCTGAATTGGAAGAAATCTAGCTTGGAGAACGAACTTCTACAAAAGTCTTTGACTGGTACCCCTAGTGCGATCTCGCTAAATGTCGTAGCTAGATTATTATTCAAATGCATAGGCAGACTTGAAAGTTTGCGATCTCAGCCAGGAGAAATCATCGCTGGAGAAGTCACTCTTCTCACCAAAGAATTATTGAATGACATGGAACGATCGAATATTTTGACTGAGCCTACTGGCTGTGAGTCGAATGCGTTTGATTTGTCTCTTCTTAATCAACCACAACAGCCTCTTTTGCACACATCTTCCGTCATGAACAATGTTGTGCACATGACCGCATCCCCAAAGAGACTCTCATCATCTCGCAGAGTATCAATTCTGAAGAAAAAGTCTCCTCGGCTTTTGCGTCGCAGTTCTGTATTAATGAGAGCCAGCTCTCCTTTAAAGCCTCGTAAAACATCTAAACGAGTTAGATGGGAGGATAGTGAAGATACAGATAGTCTGGCAAATGACATGACTGAGAGTGCTAGTGATATGGGTCTATCAGACTCGTCTATGAGTGTTGACCGCTCTACACCTACAGTGGCTCCTCTTACCGATCCCAGAGTCACTAGACTGATGAGCCCACTCCGCGAAGTTACTCTCGATAGTGATATCAATTCTTCAATCGATTACTCTGTTTCTCATCCGTCAGGTATGGGAAAGAAAATAGGACCACGAAGCGACCTCACTCGTCGTTCTTTGAACAAGCCACGACCATCCATTTTAGGAATTAACAAGCATGCTCCAGGTAGggttgagaaagaaaatagcagcagcccgATTTCGTCACTTGACAATCAGAGCATTCTGCTGTCACCAAGCAGCACCCCTCCTGTGCCTACATTGTCATCCCGCTCGTCAGGAACTCCGTTCCATCtggcagcaacagcttcttcatccatGAAGCAAAACCTTCGAAGATCGTAA